The Coccinella septempunctata chromosome 6, icCocSept1.1, whole genome shotgun sequence genome segment TTTCAGCCCAATTTCTAAAAGGGTATTCGAAGCTATGAAATTATCATCTCTTGGTAGTAATCCCACAACAGGTTCAGCTTTTTGAATTTctgtattttcattattatgataCTTTTTTGTAATTGCATGATAAATCCTCTTTAAAATCAAAACTCTCTGTTTGAGAGTGGTTGCAAAACTTGTTGATGAACATGTCTCTTTGGCGAGTTCAAGTTGGGAGTTTAGCAAACTTGTTATATAGCTATTTAAATCGGAAATCGAAGGGCTTTCATACTGAAAGTATGGAAGGGTTTGAAAATCATTACATGTGTTggtattgtttggaatcaatcgAACTTCTTTATTCTGGACCAATATATCAAATAAAAACTGAACAGAATCTCTACTTGCAATAGAATCACAGTCCTTTAAACACCAAGAAACGTTCGCATGTTCTGCCCATTCAAGCTCAAAATTAGTGTAGCATTTTTCCATTATTAAACTATCGTCCGGCTAGAttcaccattaaattttttatttcaatctcATGAGTGATCCAATGTTTGGTTTTCAAGCTAATTATGATACTTTCAGTAAACTGgatgataaatgaaaaatcggatcaataattgaaaaatctgttttttttttactgaaattttgtttttatttatacGATATGTCACTTTGACGTTTACTTGATTTTCATCCATAGAATATTTGagttgttttcaaaattaatcacAGAGAAATTTCATCTGTCTAGTGAATGAGTGATGTTTTTcgaattcgaatgaaaaaataccAGGAATGGATATTAAAAATGCTACAGTTCTTTCCtccaaaaaattattattaatctAGGGAAGAACGTTGAAAATGCTTTGagtgtttaatttttttccatgacCTTCATCAATGGAATATAAACATAATTTGATATAACTCATTAAACAATATTATCAGAAAGCTGATAACGTTGTTATTCCCAAAGTATTCCATTGGGGCTGTTACATTCCATCACAATTTGTCGACTCATATGTGAAAATCTCTTCTCATAAAATGACTCTATCAATTCCCTCTATTAAATTCTATAATGGTCAGGAAATTCCTGTATTTGGATTAGGAACGTGGAAAGTGGGTTTCTTTCAAGAGTTTTCAATGCACCAATACTATAATGTTACATTTCATTGCAGTCTAAAGCTGGTGAGGTAACTCAAGCTGTGAAAGATGCTATTGATTTGGGGTATCGTCATATAGATTGTGCTTATGTTTATGGTAACGAAAAAGAGGTAGGTGATGCTATAAAAACTAAAATAGCTGAAGGTGTTGTAAAAAGGGAAGACCTCTTTATCACCAGCAAACTTTGGAATACCTTCCACAAACCTGAGCTAGTTGAAACTGCTCTTAAAGaatctttgaaaaatttaagTGTTGAATATGTTGATTTGTACCTCATCCATTGGCCTCTTGGCTATAAGGTAAGGCAGTAACTGTACATGTATTCACTTGATACACAACTTGTTGTAATTTAAAGGAAGGTGGTGCTCTTTTTCCTACCAATGAGCAAGGAAAAATAGAATTCAGTGATGTTGACTATGTGGATACTTGGAAAGCTCTGGAAGCTATTTCAAGAAAGGGACTAGCAAAATCAATTGGTTTATCCAATTTTAACAAGAGACAAATTGAGAGAATTTTAGAAATTGCAACAGTTAAACCAGCCAATCTTCAGGTGAGATTTGATCTTTTGATACTCATTGAATTactattttctatattttttttttgaagattgaATGCCATCCCTAcctgaatcagaaaaaactaATTGATTTTTGCAAGCCCAAAGGAATTAGTGTGACAGGTTATAGTCCACTTGGATCTCCTGATAGACCATGGGCTAAACCAGAGGATCCTCAATTATTGAAGGATCCCAAACTGATAAAACTAGCAGAAAAACATAATAAGACACCTGCTCAAATTATTCTCAGATATCAGGTGCAACGGGGCGTTATAACCATTCCTAAATCGGTGACAAAATCTAGAATTGCTGAAAACATTGATATTTGGGATTTTAAATTAACAGATGATGATATGAAGTATATTGATTCGTTTGATTGCAATGGAAGATTATGTCCAATGACGGCGTGAGTTTTTCTGTTCCGATATTTCTGTTAAGTCTattataaattcaattttttttcagagggTTAGGGCACCCACACCATCCATTTGAAAATGATGAGTTTTAGTTTAACCCACTATACACTGTAATAAATGATATATTTCTTTGAATATGTACAGTgagtaaaatattttgattattcAAAGTGCAATGttattttataattttaaatcaaaatattcaagatgatcACAGAATATTCCAGATTAGATCAACTCTGCAACATACTAGAGGCCGAAGCTGTTTCAAAGAGTGATGTTCATGAAAGATTTATTTTACAACCTCTTGTACCGAGTCTAAAattccaaaataaataaataggagttaattattttcattgaaatttagtTTTTGTTAGTAAATTTTATGCAACAAGAATATAACTGTTCATTTATTGACATTATGAGAATGATTTTCCACTTGTGTTTAcaggaagaaaaaaattaattgtaaAAGCGCTTTTCAAatagaataaaattaaaatgtatcaaaaaaaatatagataAATTTTAACGCAGATGGCtaaatttccattgaaaaaatggaTACATTACATGAAGAATAGGAAACACATCTTTCTATGACTAAATGTATGTCCACATTTTTTATATCTATGATCTTTCTCATTTCGGTGGTTTTGCGGCACGAGTAGCACGGCTTCGGCATCACATGACGTGTAAATTTTGGATACAAATACTCAAAAATGCTGCATAATTTCCTTAAATTTCGGTAACAGGCATGAAAGCAGTTACAAGGTAAATTACTTTTTTACCAGTGAATTGAGATGTGCTACGTATaatgtgaaaataaaattggacTGAAATTTAGTATTTCGTTTTAAATTCACATGTATCATTTCAAATAACTTGGCGCACCGCGCAACGCAAGCGCATTGAGACGATGGTTAATCAATGACGTTTGTTGAAAATCAAGTCGATTCCTAATTCTTAGGAACTCGTATAATTGATAAATAAATAGAAAGCAGTTTTTAAATTATAGTGTAAATTATTTGCTTTCGAAAAATGAAGGAGCAGACTAAAACTAAGAACTGATGGAAGAACGTGGTCAATGAATATCCAAACTAAGATCATTGAGGCAGCCATTTTGGATTAGTATATGACGCATTGTTTATCAAGGAATTTACTGTATCTCCCATTATTCTGCAATTCCAAGTCAAAATAATTGCAGAATATTGTTTTTCGTTTGGATAATTCCCTTTTTTATAAGTAAAAACACTATCGAAGCCTTTCCTGAAAAGTGTATGTAGAAATCGCTTGCTAGTTGTACGTGAAGTCGGCCATCATCACAAGATGCGCCTAGCTTGGCAAGCGGGTTTGTGGTAGGTGCAGTGTGTGTTGTGTTGATCCCAATTTTTTTACTCTACTGGTGTGGATtaatcatcaaaatatcaaagtAAGTTtctaaattttatttgaaagctgagaaattattcagaaaatagttttaGGACCTAGATAATgagatttatttcaaaaaactcGATTGAAATCTTGGCTTCACTAGTGAACCGATTCAGTATACCGCCATGTTGTAAAATAGGCAAATTACTCGATTTTAACGTTGTAGAAAGATGCTACAATGAATATTTCCTGAATTTTCAATAGCGAAATGTTCAAATTACATGTGTTTTAGGTTATTTCACCTTTTTCCCGCGTTTAACCGTTGAATATATGTCCTGAGGCATTCCAAAGCGTCCGTTGTCTATCGTAATCGAGAAATAGTCCGCGGCTGCGGATAGAGCAGTTTCATATTTTAGGGAATCTCTTAATCTATCTTGTGCAATAGTTTGTAATTACTACTGTCTAGATATGATGAGGTGAAAATTGAAAACACGATTGTATCAACTCATCACATTGACCTCCTTTGGAAATAATGAGGACAAACTTGGACTACCTTTACTTTGAGGGTGCTCCATGTGAAATACCCAGTTAACTATTTTTCCCAAACACCCCGCATTTTAAACTTCGAGGGTGTGGCGTTATTTTTACTTTTCTCGTCGGTATATGAACATATAAacaattcatttcaatgaacCATGAGTGTATCTAAGGAT includes the following:
- the LOC123315233 gene encoding aldo-keto reductase family 1 member B1-like yields the protein MTLSIPSIKFYNGQEIPVFGLGTWKSKAGEVTQAVKDAIDLGYRHIDCAYVYGNEKEVGDAIKTKIAEGVVKREDLFITSKLWNTFHKPELVETALKESLKNLSVEYVDLYLIHWPLGYKEGGALFPTNEQGKIEFSDVDYVDTWKALEAISRKGLAKSIGLSNFNKRQIERILEIATVKPANLQIECHPYLNQKKLIDFCKPKGISVTGYSPLGSPDRPWAKPEDPQLLKDPKLIKLAEKHNKTPAQIILRYQVQRGVITIPKSVTKSRIAENIDIWDFKLTDDDMKYIDSFDCNGRLCPMTAGLGHPHHPFENDEF